The DNA region CGGTCGGCGCGTCGGCGTTCTCGTTCGCCGCCCAGATGTCGGCATTTGTGGCGTTGCCTTTCTATTTCACCCACACCTTGCAGTATTCGTACGCTGAAGTTGGCGTGTTGCTGGGTGCGTGGTCGCTGGGTGTGGCTGGCATGGCGCCGGTGGCCGGCATATTGTCGGGCCGGTATTCGATAGCGCTGCTTTGCGGAATTGGCGCGGGCGGCATGGCCGTTGGAATGTTGGGCCTGCTGCTATTGCCCGCCACGGCCGCCTTCTTTGCCCTGATGGGTTTCATGCTGCTGGGCGGCGTGGGTTTCGGTTTCTTCCAGACCCCGAATAATCGGGCCCTGCTGGCGGGCGCGCCCCGGCATCGGAGCGGGGCGGCCGGGGGCATGCAGGCCACAACGCGTGTCTTCGGGCAGAGTTTCGGTACGGCGCTGGTTGCCGTGGCCTTCAACATCAGTCCTGCCAACGGCGCCGTGATCGGGGTGTCTGCCTCGATTGTTTGCGCTTTGGTGGCCATGGGCATCAACGTAGCGCGGCATCGCAGCCCGGTACCCGATCTGGACCTATAGTCTGCCCCTATGAATATTCTGCAATTGAATTTCGAGCGTGGATGGCGTGGCGGAGAAAGGCAAACCCTGTTGTGCATGGAGCAATTCCGAGCGGCCGGCCATGAAGTCGCGTTGCTGGCCCGTCGCGGTGGCGAACTGGCTTTGCGCGCGCGCGCCGCTGGCTTTGTCGTACACGAGTTCGGCAATGCAATGGGGGTGGCGGCGTTTTTGCTGCGCAAGCGCAGCGCTTACGACATCTTGCACGCTCAAACAGCCAATATGCTGACCTGGTTGGCGCTGCTGAAGCCTTATCTATCAGCGCCCGTGGTGTTTACACGGCGCACTGCTTTCCCCGTCCCAGCCAAGCGCGAGGCGCGCACCGCCTGGAAGTGGCGCAAAGTGGACCTGATGGTGGCCATCAGCCAGGCTGCGGCGCAAGAGCCTGAGCGTCTGGGGGTGAGCACGCAGGTGATTCCCAGCGCCATACAGCCGCGCCCTTTGGATGCCGATCATTTGCAGTCATTCTCGCAAGCCTGGAATCTGCGGGGCAGGCTGGTGCTTGCCACTGCGGCCGCCATGACGAAAGAGAAGGACCCCTGCACACTGATTCGGGCGGTACACGAGCTAAGCCGCCGGCGGGACGACTTCGTTTTTCTGCACCTGGGTGCGGGAGGCGACAGTGAATCGCAGGCGCGGTCCCTGGTGCGGGAACTGGGCTTGGAAGAGCAGTATCTCTTTACCGGATTCCAGGAAGGTATTGAAGACCTATACCGCCTGATGGATGGCTTCGTGCTCAGTTCGCGTCACGAAGCATTGGGCACGAGCGTATTGGATGCATTTCAGTATGGTGTTCCCGTCGTCGCGACCGACACCGGGGGGCTGAGCGAGATTCTTGCGGACGGACGCGGGCTATTGTGCCCGGTGGGCGATCACGTCGCCATGGCCATGGCGATGGACCGCGTGCTGTCTGATCGCGTGATGCGCGCCAGCATGATAGAGGTTGCACGCGACTATGTGCGCCAGGAACATGACGCTGTCGTCATGGGGGCACGGTATCTGAACGTATACGCGGGGCTCTGAACAAATCCCCTAGTCGCTAAGCGGAATACGCGTCTCGAACTTGGCGCGGTGCACCGAAAAGAAACTGCGCACATTGCGTACATTCGCCTTGGAGGTAAAGGCTCGATGTGCCAAGGCGTGGTAGGCCGGCATGTCGGCCACTTGCGCAACAAGGATGAAGTCAGGGCCGGGCGTAACCCGATAGCACTGCAAGATGGCGGCCTCTGTCACGATGCCGGCCTCGAACGCATCGAGCTGTTCGGCTGTTTGAACATCCAGGGTGATTTCGATGATGGCGGTCAGCCGACTGCCCAGCTTCTCGGGACTCAGGATGGCCACCTGCTTTTCGATGACGCCGGTCTCGGTCAGGCGGCGTACCCGACGCAAGCATGTTGGGGCGGAGGCGTGGACGCGTTCGGCCAAATCCTGGTTCGTCAGCGCGCTGTTGGCTTGCAGTTGTTCAAGAATGCGCAGATCGAGGTCGTCCAGCGCCAGGATGTTGTCCATAAATTACGTGATTGCTACTTTTAAGAAAGAATATTGCGTGATGTTTTGATACAGAAATAATAGAGCGGAAAAGCGCAGATTAAGAAATCTTATTTCGTCTATTCTTGCGCACAATAGCACATCAGACCAAATATTGGAGCAAGTCTATGTGTGGCATTGTCGGCGCCGTGGCGCAGCGGGATATCGTCCCTATTCTTCTTGAGGGCCTCAAACGCCTGGAGTATCGCGGTTACGACTCCTGCGGTATTGCCGTGCATGCCGATGGTCAGTTGCGCCGCGCCCGCAGTACCGAGCGCGTTGCAGAGTTGCAGGCTCAGGTCGAAAAGGACGCCATTGACGGTTTTACCGGTATCGCGCACACCCGCTGGGCCACGCACGGCGCGCCGGCCACGCATAATGCGCACCCGCATTTTTCGGGGCAAAGCAAAGGCTCCGCGCGCATCGCACTGGTGCATAACGGCATTATCGAAAATCACGATGACTTGCGCAGTGAGCTGCAGGCGGCCGGCTATGTTTTTGAAAGCCAGACCGATACCGAGGTCGTGGCCCACCTGGTCGACCATTTGTATGCCGGCGACCTTTTTGAAGCTGTGCAGCAGGCCACGCGCCGGCTCACCGGAGCCTACGCCATCGCCGTATTTTGTGGCGACGAGCCCCACCGCGTAGTCGGCGCAAGGCATGGCTCGCCCCTGGTGGTGGGCCGCGGCGTCAACGAGAATTTCCTGGCATCCGACGCCCTGGCCCTGGCCGGCACCACCGACCAGATCGTTTATTTGGAAGATGGCGACGTGGTCGACCTACAGTTGGGGCGTATCTGGGTGGTTGACATGGATGGCAGACCCGTGGAAAGAGAAGTGCATACCGTACATGTGCACACGGGTGCTGCGGAACTTGGCCCCTATCGCCACTACATGCAAAAGGAAATCTTCGAACAACCCCGGGCGGTCAGCGACACGCTGCAAGACATCGAAAGCATCACGCCTGAGCTGTTTGGTGACGGCGCCTACAAGGTCTTCAAAGAGATCGATAATGTGTTGATCCTGGCTTGCGGCACCAGTTATTACGCGGGACTGACCGCGCGCTACTGGATAGAGTCCATCGCCAAGATTCCAGTAAACGTGGAAATCGCCAGCGAATATCGCTATCGCGACAGTGTGCCCAATCCGCGCACCCTGGTCGTGACGATCTCGCAATCCGGCGAAACCGCAGATACGCTGGCAGCCCTGAAGCACGCGCGTGGCCTGGGCATGCAGCACACGCTCACGATCTGCAACGTGGCGACCAGTGCCATGGTGCGCGAGTGCAAGCTGAATTACATCACGCGTGCCGGCGTCGAGATCGGTGTCGCGTCGACCAAAGCATTCACGACGCAGCTGACGGCGCTTTTCCTGTTGACCATGGCATTGGCGCAAGTGAAGGGCAAGCTTAGCGAGGAGCGCGAGGCCGACATGCTGAAGTCGCTGCGCCACTTGCCGGTCGCAATCGCCGCCGTGCTGGCGCTGGAGCCACAGATCATGGCCTGGGCAGATCGCTACGCCAGCAAGGAACACGCGCTGTTCCTGGGCCGCGGCATGCATTATCCGATTGCGCTGGAAGGCGCCTTGAAGCTGAAGGAAATCAGTTATATCCACGCCGAGGCCTACCCGGCCGGCGAACTGAAGCACGGCCCGCTGGCCCTGGTGACAGAGGCTATGCCCGTGGTCACCATTGCGCCGCATGACGAGTTGTTGGAGAAGCTGAAATCCAATATGCAGGAGGTGCATGCGCGCGGGGGCGAGCTATATGTGTTTGCCGACGCCGACACCAAGATCGTCAATAGTGACGGCATACATGTGATTCGCATGCCTGAAAACTACGGCAAGCTCTCGCCTATTCTGCACACGATACCGCTGCAGTTGCTGGCGTATCACACGGCGGTCGCGCGCGGCACCGATGTTGATAAGCCAAGGAATTTGGCCAAGAGCGTGACGGTGGAGTGATCGATTCAGATCTGCAGCAAATACGTTTGAGGCAGGGTGTGCATTGCGCTTTCGATCGCTGGTGCACCCTGTTCAAGGTACGCAACCAGTTCGGCAGTTGTCGATCCGCGCGTGAGCATCAAGCAGCTTACTTGGCCGTCGGCAACTTGCGTCGCGTGCCAACAGCCCGTGTGCATAGAGATGCCTTTACCTGGGGGGATGTGAAATGCCTTCAAGGTGGCAAGATCCGGCCGGGGACCGGATGCGTCGGTTAAGGCAACGATGTGGATCACCCCATGGGAACCTAAGGGGACGATGGCTTGTTCCGTTAGCCAGTGCACTTCCAGCGAGCTGACGATTCTGTCGTTCTTTCGATAGTTGACCCACAGTACTTCGGGCTCGCCTTGATCGCCGCAATCGAAAAAATCTTGATGCCAAAAATCGGTTGCAGGGGCCGTGAAGGCTGGCTTGTCGTCGCCATATGGCCGTCCCCATACCGTCCCGTAAGGAGCGAAGGCTTCGGAGCTGAGTTCTTCTACAAGTAGGGGCAAAGGTGTTGTAGCCATAAGCGGTAATGTTAGCCCGAATGAGCCGCGTGGGCGGTCCCTGGCTTTGTCGAGGACACTCTGCTAGGCTGCGGCTAGTCAGGGTGTCGTCTACCTTGTATAACCGGGGGAATAGCCAGCATGCCGATAAGCACGTCACTAACGCGTCGAGAACTATTAAAAGCGATTGGCCTGACGGCCGGTGCCACAGCCATGTATCACGCCATGACGGCACTGGGGCATGCACAGGAGTCGCCATTTCCTGGCCCTCCCGTCTTGTCCCCCGCCAAGCCCGGTGCCCGGGTGCTGATTCTTGGGGCAGGGTTGGCCGGACTATTGGCCGCCTACGAATTACGCAAGAGCGGCTATGAGGTCGAAATACTAGAGTATCAGAATCGTCCAGGAGGACGAAACTGGACCCTGCGTAACGGCGACGTTTATACGGAACTGGGTGGTGCCACGCAAAAAATTGCGTTTGCCGAAGGCAACTATTTCAACCCGGGCCCTTGGCGTATTCCTCATCATCATCGAGCCGTACTGCATTATTGCAAAGCACTGGGCGTCCCACTGGAAGCCTTCAATCAGTTCAACCACAACGCTTATCTGCACAGCACAGAGGCTTTCGGCGGCAAGCCGCAGCGTCTCCGGGAAGTGTGGTCGGATATGCAAGGCAATCTGACCGAATTGCTGGCCAAGGCTGTCAACGAAAACCAGATGGATTTGCCGATGGGGGCCGATGAGCGCGACCAGTTGCTGCAAGCCCTGCAAGGCTGGGGGCTGCTTGATGCGGATTACCGCTATCGTTCCAGCCTGCACACGGCGGTGCGCCGCGGCTACGATCAAATGCCAGGTGGTGGCCGGGTGGGCCCGCCGACGCCCGGGCCGCTTCTGGATCTGCACGATCTCTTGCATCCTACCGTATGGCAGCGGTTGAACTCACAGCTCGTTTACAACGCGCAGCCAACGATGTTCCAGCCGGTCGGAGGAATGGACCAGATCAGCCGGGGTTTCATGCGAGCCCTGCCGGATTTGCCTGTTCGCTATAACGCCCGCGTGACTCGTATTGATCAGACTGAAAGGCAAGTTAGCGTCACCTATGAGGACACCCAGGATGGCAAGGCAACACAGGTCAGCGCAGACTGGTGTATTTGCACATTACCGCTGACGGTTCTGGGACAGATGCCGGTGCAGGCATCTCAGGCGATGCTGTCAGCCATCCGCGCCGTGCCTTATAGCTCGTATACCAAGGTTGCCCTGGAATTTCGCCGTCGTTTCTGGGAAGAGGACGACGCCATTTATGGGGGTACGTCGGTCACCAATCAGGAAATCGAACTCATCTCGTATCCGAGTGATCGTTTTATGTCTGATGGGCCGGCTGTCTTGCTGTCGGCTTATACAACAGGCGTGAAGGGCAGTCTGAATCTGACGCGCATGACGCCAGAAGAGCGTATTGAAGCGGCATTAAGTCAGGGAGAAAAGATTCATCCTCAATACCGCAAAGAGTATCTTAGTGGCGCATCGGTGGCCTGGCATCGTGTTCCCTGGATGCTGGGGTGCCGGGCGCGCTGGACGGAAGATAAGCGCCAGATGCATTACAAGACGCTTGCAACACTGGATGGCCGTATCGCGCTGGCGGGTGATCACGTCTCGTATATGCCGGGCTGGATGGAAGGTGCGCTGTTATCTTCGCTTGATGCGATTACCCAGCTTCATCAACGTGCACAGGAGGCTTGATCATGAAACAAGCATTCACGACTTTCTTTCGCTCGTTGATCGTTGGCCTGACCTGTCTTGTATGGATGGACGGCGTCCAGGCTGCGGGTGATCCGCCGGCACTTACCGGGGAAGATGTTTATCGTCAATATTGCATGGCCTGCCATATGGTGGGCGGTAAGGGTGCGGAAGGCGCGGGGCGTTACCCGGCACTGGCGGAGAACCCAAGACTTATCGCACCCGGCTACCCGATCTATGTTGTGCTGAACGGCCAGGGTGCAATGCCGTGGTTCAACGGAATACTCGCGGACGAGGAAATTGCCGCAGTAGTGGGTTATATCCGCACTCATTTCGGTAATGATTACCCTGGTGCCGTTAAGGCGGACGAAGTGGCGTCGATGCGGGGTCCCGTCCCCAAAGAATAGGCGCGCCGCTGATTCTTTGAAGGAATATTTAATGTCGAATACTAAAGCTATTGTCTTTGATCTTTACGGCACGCTTTACGACGTCCACTCGGTCGTTCAGCAGTGCGATGCTGTGTATCCCGGCCAAGGTAGCCACATCAGCACCATGTGGCGGCAGAAGCAACTGGAATATACCTGGTTGCGCAGCTTGATGGGACAGTATGTTTCATTCGAGCAAGCCACCCGTGATGCGCTTGTCTACACTTGTCGGCACCTGAACCTTAAGCTCGATCAGGCGGCTTGCGCCCGACTGTGTGATGCTTATCTGAAGCTGACGCCGTATCCCGAAGTGCCTGCTACCTTGCAGCAATTGAATGGCTTGGGATTACCGTTGGCGATCCTCTCAAACGGATCGGTTTTCTCAATTGATAGTGTCGTCAAGAACTCGGGGCTGCAGAAGCATTTTGCGCATCTGATCAGCGTAGAGCGGGTCGGAGTTTTCAAGCCGGACCCGCGGGTCTATGCGCTCGCCTCCCAGGCGCTTGGGCTATTGCCCCAGCAGATTCTTTTTGTGTCCTCCAATGCATGGGATGCATCGGGTGCGCGTCACTTTGGCTTCACGGTGTGCTGGGTTAACCGGCATAACAACACATTCGAAGAGCTGGGTGCCGCGCCGCACGCTATTGTCAATGGCCTGGATGGGCTGCCTGAACTAATCAGTGCGGCAAAGGAAGGCGCGGATTAACGTGGCTATCTCTTGTGCATGTGTCTCCAGCGCGAAATGGCCGGTGTCCAGCAAATGGATCTGCGCATCTGGAAGATCTCGCTGATAAGCATAAGCGCCGGCAGGCAGAAACGCTGGATCATGGCGCCCCCACACAGCAAGCAACGGCGGGCGATATTCGCGAAAGTATGACTGGAAGGAAGGATAGAGCTCGACGTTGCTGCGGTAGTCCAGAATTAGATCCAGCTGGATATCTTGCGCGCCCGGTCGAGCCATGTAAGCGATGTCCAGCTCGTAGCCGTCGGGCGACAAGCGCCGCGGGTTGGCCCCGGTGCCATATTGCCAGTTGCGGATCGTATCCGGAGCAAGCGATGGTCGACAGGCTTCCCGGTTTGCTGCGCTGGGGTCGCGCCAATAGGCTTCCCAGGGCCCCCATTTGTCGCTGAAGCCCTCGACATAGGCATTGCCATTCTGGGAAATGATGGCAGACACCCGCTCGGGATGACGGGTCGCCAGACGGAGCCCTACTGGCGCACCATAGTCAAAGATATAGAGTGCGTATCGGTCGAGCAACATGGCATCGGTAAAAGCCTCGATCACATCGGCAATGCCATCGAAGGTGTAGTTGAAGGTTCTGCGTGGGGGCGACTTGGTTTGCCCAAAACCGGGCAGGTCCGGTGCGATGAGCCGAAAACGGTCGGCCAGCAGCGGAATCAAGTCGCGAAACATATGGCTGGCAGATGGGAAGCCGTGCAATAGCAGGATTACCGGTGCATCGCTTGGCCCTGCTTCACGGTAGAAGACTTCAACGTCACCAAGCTGTCGAAATCCGTAGCGTGTTTTCATGAATTTTGTGTCGGTCACCTTATATCTCCCATAGGGCATGCTCGCGTCGATAGTGACCGAAAGCAGCCGCCCGTGGATTGGACAGGCCTGCTTTCATGGGACGTAGGTATGGTCGCGTGCTGCGGCATCGGACGTGGCGTCTGGATCGCATGAATCTTCCATAACAGCAAGCCTGTCCAATCATTGGATAGTCATTTCCGAGATAGTGATACCACCATCAGGCAACAGCGTGATTCAACCCATCGCGGGGGCATGTTGCTCAAATCGCTACAAAGCTAACGGATGCCCACTAGGGCGGGAGAACAAGACATGAAAGATCTGATCGGAAAACGGGCGCTCGTCACGGGTGGATCGCGCGGGATCGGGGCGGCAATCGCTGTGGGGCTGGCCGATAAAGGTGCAGACGTGGCGATCACTTACGCAGGATCAGCCGACCGTGCCGCCGAGGTCGTCAAGGCGATCGAGGCAAAGGGTCGCAAGGCCGTCGCCATCCAGGCCGACAACGCCGACCCCGCAGCCATAAAGCGTTCGGTCACCGTAGCGGTTGGCACGCTGGGCGGGCTCGACATCCTTGTGAATAATGCCGCCGTAGCGCTATACAACCTCATCGCGGATATCAGCGTCGATGAGATCGACACCATGCTACAGGTGAACGTGCGCGCCCCTATCCTGGCGGCGCAGTCCGCCATACCTCACCTGCAGGCCGGCGGACGCGTCATCACTATCGGGTCGGCGGGTGCCGATCGTATCGGCGGTGAGCCCGGCTCGGTCTACTACATGACGAAGTCGGCACTGCAGTCATTTACCCGGGGGCTCGCGCGTGAGCTTGGGCCGCGAGACGTCACGGTAAACCTGATACAGCCGGGATCGACGAACACCGAGTCGAACCCCGCCAATGGCGAATTCGCCGACTGGCAGCGTTCACTCACGCCGCTCGGTCGTTTTGGCGAACCTGAAGACGTGGCGGCCGCAGTGGCGTTTTTCGCGAGCCCCGCCGCGAAGCACATCACCGGCGCCATCCTGAACGTTGACGGCGGCCAGGTCACGTAGTGAACACAACCCAGCCTCATAACTCCATTAAAGGAAATACCATGACCTTTCGTAATGGCCTCAATTCGCTTCTTCGTCCCGAAGACTCCGTACTCGTTTTGATCGACCACCAGCCTTACCAGCTCACGAACCTGAACAGCCACGATCCGCAGACAGTCGTCAACAATTCGACCGCTTTGGCCAAGTCCGCCAAAGCGTTCGGCGTGCCAACTATCCTGACCAGCGTCATCGCTGAACGAGGCGGTGTGATCTTCCCCCAGATCACCGACGTGTTCCCCGGCCAAGAGGTGATCGACCGGACTTTCATCAATACCTGGGAAGATAAGAAGGTCGTGGACGCCGTCAAGGCGACGGGCCGCAAGCAATTGATTATTGCAGGGCTCTGGACCGAGGTATGCGTTGCCTTGCCGGCAATCCAGGCGCTGGGCGAAGGCTGGGATGTCACGGTGGTGACCGATGCCTCGG from Pollutimonas thiosulfatoxidans includes:
- a CDS encoding ureidoglycolate lyase — its product is MATTPLPLLVEELSSEAFAPYGTVWGRPYGDDKPAFTAPATDFWHQDFFDCGDQGEPEVLWVNYRKNDRIVSSLEVHWLTEQAIVPLGSHGVIHIVALTDASGPRPDLATLKAFHIPPGKGISMHTGCWHATQVADGQVSCLMLTRGSTTAELVAYLEQGAPAIESAMHTLPQTYLLQI
- a CDS encoding c-type cytochrome, whose protein sequence is MKQAFTTFFRSLIVGLTCLVWMDGVQAAGDPPALTGEDVYRQYCMACHMVGGKGAEGAGRYPALAENPRLIAPGYPIYVVLNGQGAMPWFNGILADEEIAAVVGYIRTHFGNDYPGAVKADEVASMRGPVPKE
- a CDS encoding hydrolase is translated as MTFRNGLNSLLRPEDSVLVLIDHQPYQLTNLNSHDPQTVVNNSTALAKSAKAFGVPTILTSVIAERGGVIFPQITDVFPGQEVIDRTFINTWEDKKVVDAVKATGRKQLIIAGLWTEVCVALPAIQALGEGWDVTVVTDASGGVSVEAHEVAIQRMIAAGANVMTWLAVAAEWQRDWARLEHVAELTEILKQHAAGSGIAYLWEQQLLNTPVPSSAG
- a CDS encoding flavin monoamine oxidase family protein, translating into MPISTSLTRRELLKAIGLTAGATAMYHAMTALGHAQESPFPGPPVLSPAKPGARVLILGAGLAGLLAAYELRKSGYEVEILEYQNRPGGRNWTLRNGDVYTELGGATQKIAFAEGNYFNPGPWRIPHHHRAVLHYCKALGVPLEAFNQFNHNAYLHSTEAFGGKPQRLREVWSDMQGNLTELLAKAVNENQMDLPMGADERDQLLQALQGWGLLDADYRYRSSLHTAVRRGYDQMPGGGRVGPPTPGPLLDLHDLLHPTVWQRLNSQLVYNAQPTMFQPVGGMDQISRGFMRALPDLPVRYNARVTRIDQTERQVSVTYEDTQDGKATQVSADWCICTLPLTVLGQMPVQASQAMLSAIRAVPYSSYTKVALEFRRRFWEEDDAIYGGTSVTNQEIELISYPSDRFMSDGPAVLLSAYTTGVKGSLNLTRMTPEERIEAALSQGEKIHPQYRKEYLSGASVAWHRVPWMLGCRARWTEDKRQMHYKTLATLDGRIALAGDHVSYMPGWMEGALLSSLDAITQLHQRAQEA
- a CDS encoding alpha/beta fold hydrolase, whose protein sequence is MKTRYGFRQLGDVEVFYREAGPSDAPVILLLHGFPSASHMFRDLIPLLADRFRLIAPDLPGFGQTKSPPRRTFNYTFDGIADVIEAFTDAMLLDRYALYIFDYGAPVGLRLATRHPERVSAIISQNGNAYVEGFSDKWGPWEAYWRDPSAANREACRPSLAPDTIRNWQYGTGANPRRLSPDGYELDIAYMARPGAQDIQLDLILDYRSNVELYPSFQSYFREYRPPLLAVWGRHDPAFLPAGAYAYQRDLPDAQIHLLDTGHFALETHAQEIATLIRAFLCRTD
- a CDS encoding glycosyltransferase family 4 protein, which encodes MNILQLNFERGWRGGERQTLLCMEQFRAAGHEVALLARRGGELALRARAAGFVVHEFGNAMGVAAFLLRKRSAYDILHAQTANMLTWLALLKPYLSAPVVFTRRTAFPVPAKREARTAWKWRKVDLMVAISQAAAQEPERLGVSTQVIPSAIQPRPLDADHLQSFSQAWNLRGRLVLATAAAMTKEKDPCTLIRAVHELSRRRDDFVFLHLGAGGDSESQARSLVRELGLEEQYLFTGFQEGIEDLYRLMDGFVLSSRHEALGTSVLDAFQYGVPVVATDTGGLSEILADGRGLLCPVGDHVAMAMAMDRVLSDRVMRASMIEVARDYVRQEHDAVVMGARYLNVYAGL
- the glmS gene encoding glutamine--fructose-6-phosphate transaminase (isomerizing), which produces MCGIVGAVAQRDIVPILLEGLKRLEYRGYDSCGIAVHADGQLRRARSTERVAELQAQVEKDAIDGFTGIAHTRWATHGAPATHNAHPHFSGQSKGSARIALVHNGIIENHDDLRSELQAAGYVFESQTDTEVVAHLVDHLYAGDLFEAVQQATRRLTGAYAIAVFCGDEPHRVVGARHGSPLVVGRGVNENFLASDALALAGTTDQIVYLEDGDVVDLQLGRIWVVDMDGRPVEREVHTVHVHTGAAELGPYRHYMQKEIFEQPRAVSDTLQDIESITPELFGDGAYKVFKEIDNVLILACGTSYYAGLTARYWIESIAKIPVNVEIASEYRYRDSVPNPRTLVVTISQSGETADTLAALKHARGLGMQHTLTICNVATSAMVRECKLNYITRAGVEIGVASTKAFTTQLTALFLLTMALAQVKGKLSEEREADMLKSLRHLPVAIAAVLALEPQIMAWADRYASKEHALFLGRGMHYPIALEGALKLKEISYIHAEAYPAGELKHGPLALVTEAMPVVTIAPHDELLEKLKSNMQEVHARGGELYVFADADTKIVNSDGIHVIRMPENYGKLSPILHTIPLQLLAYHTAVARGTDVDKPRNLAKSVTVE
- a CDS encoding SDR family NAD(P)-dependent oxidoreductase, whose translation is MKDLIGKRALVTGGSRGIGAAIAVGLADKGADVAITYAGSADRAAEVVKAIEAKGRKAVAIQADNADPAAIKRSVTVAVGTLGGLDILVNNAAVALYNLIADISVDEIDTMLQVNVRAPILAAQSAIPHLQAGGRVITIGSAGADRIGGEPGSVYYMTKSALQSFTRGLARELGPRDVTVNLIQPGSTNTESNPANGEFADWQRSLTPLGRFGEPEDVAAAVAFFASPAAKHITGAILNVDGGQVT
- a CDS encoding haloacid dehalogenase type II, with the protein product MSNTKAIVFDLYGTLYDVHSVVQQCDAVYPGQGSHISTMWRQKQLEYTWLRSLMGQYVSFEQATRDALVYTCRHLNLKLDQAACARLCDAYLKLTPYPEVPATLQQLNGLGLPLAILSNGSVFSIDSVVKNSGLQKHFAHLISVERVGVFKPDPRVYALASQALGLLPQQILFVSSNAWDASGARHFGFTVCWVNRHNNTFEELGAAPHAIVNGLDGLPELISAAKEGAD
- a CDS encoding Lrp/AsnC family transcriptional regulator, which codes for MDNILALDDLDLRILEQLQANSALTNQDLAERVHASAPTCLRRVRRLTETGVIEKQVAILSPEKLGSRLTAIIEITLDVQTAEQLDAFEAGIVTEAAILQCYRVTPGPDFILVAQVADMPAYHALAHRAFTSKANVRNVRSFFSVHRAKFETRIPLSD